In Biomphalaria glabrata chromosome 16, xgBioGlab47.1, whole genome shotgun sequence, the sequence TTTGGGTTCCAGTGAACTAAAAGCAATATCACAATATTTAATTACCCCTACCTACTTAATCAAtagggcacgacatggcctaaaataTGCCCgtgttaaaaatcaaaatcaaatcaatcattTAATCAATGTTAATATTATGGATCGAACTAAAATGTGCTACAAAATATTTACCTCAATTGATGAATCCCACATCAGCCAACCGTATGGTCCGCTGTGCTGATGAATAGATACAGAATTCAAGCGATCCAGCTCTGTCATTGAGGTCGACCTGTCAAGAATTCTTCCACTGTCCCATTGGGACCCCTCCCTTTGTCCAGAACGACACTTCTGTTTTGTGCTAAGGCATTGTTCAGATTTGGATCTGCGAAGGCTGTGAGTGAGTTTAACTTTAATGCTGCTCTTAGAAGGGAACTGATTCGATGGTTGAGGTAAGGGGTGGTTGGTTTGGCACTGGCTCAGCTGCTGGTAGACAAAGGAAGACAGATGATCAGAGGAGCGATTATTTTGCATAGATGTTGATGCTGCCAATGCACAACTCTCAGCTTTAAATTTGGTCAAAGCAGAACTAGGATCTGTTGCCAGAGCTCTGCTTCCAGAACAAGAGTTTATTATCTTTAAACTCGTATGGGGGGATGATGACTCAGAAACATTGTTCTGGGAAGGAATGAAACGAGGGGaatctttctcttcttcagttGTGTCAGAATCAGAAGAGAACTGTTGATAAAATTGATTTGTTAGAACCACACATGGGCGTTTCCTCTGCGATTCAGCCGACTCACACTTTGAGGCTGAAACACCAGGCGTCTTAGAGGCAGATACTTGAACTGTTTCATCTCTTATGTTCGAAAGGCTACCTGAAACGACTTTGGGATCAACATTACTGACCCCAGCTGGAACTTTGTATTTAATGCTGCTTACATTGTTTGATCTGTTGCTAGCACAAAGGAGCTGATTCTTGGTTTGAAGGGTACTCTCTTtagttactttacttacaacaGAGTTAATAGACTGAACACTTTGACCTGAATTACCCGCAGGAATGCTCATGGCAACAGACTTTTCTGGCTTAGAAACCGCTTGATTGGACCTCTCCAATTTACATGCTGGAGGTGATTCAGAAGTTTCCTGGCCAGTACTGCCACTTTGACCTGTGGTACTTTGAACAGAATCTTGAACAGAAACTTGTTTTTCTACAGGATTAACTGTATTTCTGGTGGTATTTGAACTATAAAATCCTTTAGGAAGACGTTTGATGCTTAAACACATGGGGACTGGGGAATCTGGTTTTGAAGCTTTCACCTCCACCGACTTTTTTCCCATTGAAAGAACAGGAATCCCACTTTGAGAACCACTTGTCACTAGTTTGGCACAGCTAACATTTTTATTCACAGACTTAGGAGACCCCGGAGTTGTTTTCACAGAATTCATGGAAATGTTAGAAGTTCTACTGTTTTTATGAAACTCATTGGCTAACCTTCTGGGGCTCTCCGGCTGCTGAAAACTAGAGATGATCGCATTTGGTGAGACAGGGGAAGTAGTAATTAGATTACCCGCCCCTTTAGTGCTCTGAGGGACAGAATAATTACATTGCAGAGAACTGCTTGCTCCATGAATGAAATTCACTTTAGTATTTTCAGAGTCAAAAAGTTTGGCAATTTTGGACACTTTGGAAGTGCAAGGGCTTAAAGGGAAATCACTACTGGAAGTAGAGATCTGTGAGGAGGAGCTGGTCACCATTTCCGCGGTGCTGTGGACTGAGGTCTCCAATGCTGAGTCGGGGTCGCTGGTAAAGTCAAAAGATCTATCTCGGCTCGGCACGGTCAAATCGGAATGCTGTCTATCGAAGACGTGTGACACATCCACTTCATGTCCTGTGTACCTCAGGGTGTTCTTAAACTGCTCAGCTTCTGCCTCGGAAAACTTTCTGGTCAGTGTGTCACTGAACTTCTCAAGAACCTCTGGGTGAATGTCTGAGGACATGGTGGAGTAACCATCATCTTTGCTGCCCGACCTTTCCACCTTAAGATTTTCAAAACTCGAGTCTGAAGACTGACATTTTGTTTGAATGGAGCTCCCGCCACTATCCATGCCTGTGTGCGTTGAAGTGTGCTTTGATTCTTTCAAAGCCATTTTAATGAAGTTATCCATTGAGTGAGACACGGAATGTCCTGGAAAAGGTTGGCCATCATGGAATACGTAGCCAACGGTAATGTTGTTCTTACTGCCCAATGGTTTATCAATGTTATCGTTTGGAGGAGCTCTGGCTTCTGGCTTTACGGCTCGCATTGGCTTTTTAGCTACAGGAGGCGGAAGCTTAAGAGGGCTTTTCAAAGGGCTGAGTGGACTTCCTGGTACACTGCTACTGTTGTCGCTGCTGCTATCTACAAGAGACTGAGATGGATGGACAAATGTGCCATCTTTCTTCACTTCTATTACAGAAGATTTCATATCACTGTTATGTTTAGACTCAAACATCTTCAGTGGTGACCTGTCTTCTGAGCTAGTTGAACTGGTAGAGCTGAACCCTTGAAAGGTGAAGTTTTTATCTTGCGGGGCCAGGATTAGCTGCCCTGGGCGAACCAGCTTTGGGCTCTGTGAAGAGCTCAATGAGCTGGCAGCAGCATTTTTGGGGCTCCCCATGGGGTCTTTATTGATGACAAGAGACAGGAGCTCATTCCTGGTGAAAGAATGTGGGTCTTTAGTGCTGTGAAGCCAAGGAGGGGCACCACGCTGAGAAAGGGCTGGGGAGGGGGAGGAAGAAGACTGAGAATGGCTGCTTTTACTTCCATACCCAAGGTCTGATTTCTGGCTTGGGTTAGGAGATGGTGACGGTGAAGGGAGAAACTTTGCCTGACTTTCAGAGTGAACCTCAACTGATACCTGAGTTCTAGTAACATTGTCACTAAGTTTTGATTTTGTTGGATGCATGGAAAGAGAATTAGGCCCTGTCATTGATGAGCTGGATGTGGAGCTGGAATCTATCATCGTATCACATCCTTGAGAGACTTCAGAATTTTGGGCTGATGGATGAATTCTGGGAGAAACTTTGCATCGACcgtcttttttattttgaacagaCATGCCAGGATTTTCAGGGGAAGAGGATGTGGACCTGGAGCCTGATGTGGATGTCAGCCTGGACTGCATGGCCTGATTGGATATGGCCACACCAGACATGTTCTCTATTCTGTTCCTTGGAGAAAAGCACACAGAGGACCAGTCAGAAAAAAAGTCATCATCAATGGCAACCTCTCCTTCCAAGCTGCTGTCTAAAAGTTCATTCAGGGACATGGTTGATGCTGTGCTGAAGTCCCTGGAGACAGGCCGGGAGTCACTGTCTTCATCACtgtaatcataataataatactgaccGGTGGTGGCATTGCTGGGAGACTTTGGTGTTCTCTGAATATCTGAGAAGGGGTTCCGTAAAGGGGCTGAATTCTTGGCTTTAGTATGTATGTCATCTTTAACCTTTTCAGAATTCTTACCTATGAAATTTTTCTTTGGAGGAGTTTGCTTTTTGGAAGATTTTGATTGGTTGCCTGTCAGTTGCTCCCCTTGGCTAAGTAATGCTGGTATTTGTGGTGTGGTATTTTTATCTTCAGAAGTACTTTTGGCTAAAagtttttcaaagtttttattGAAAGCCTCAAAGCTTTTGTGATTAAAGTCTGCCCCTGCTAGTAGAACAGCAGGGCCGCTGTCTGTCGGAAGGGTTTGAAGCAGACTCTGCGGAGCGAGACGATCGTGAGAAGAAGTGCTGGAAATAAATGAAGACGATACTTTGTTCCCTATGCCATAGTGGCTTATAGCATCAGCTGAGGTAGACTGTTTCAGGCTGGTGTGAGAGAGGCCACTCTTCTCTGTCTCCGATCCTCTCCGACTGCGGTATTCACCCCTGTCTCTCTGCTGCTGCCAGCAAGATGACCGCATGTACTCCCGCTCTAAGCTCCGAGTCCGGCTGGAAATGACACGTATGTGTTTCATCTTCGGGCTGGAGTTATTGACTGGGAATTCTGTTTCAATTTTTGTCTGCATGGTAACGTCCTTGCCCTCGAGACTGCCAGGACTTGCAGTAGAAGCAGAGGATGCTGTGGAGCTAGGACTGGTGTCACCACCTGCTGCGTTTAACTTTTCCTTCAGCCAAGGAGGTGGGGAGCTAAGCTGAGGTTTCCCTGGGCTGTCATCACCAATctaaacaagagaaaaaaaatctaaaatcatcAAAACAAAACTAGTTATCATATGTTTTTAATCACTATTAagtttagaataaaattttattttttttaaataaaattgttgcTTGATAGGCCTTAAGTTAATAGAAaagtatttcaaaaaaaaaaaaaatgaaattaatacaTTAAATGATACATTACTATTTCATCAGTACAAGTGTATTAGTAAAATGTCAAAATTACTTTGCATtattgaagaataaaaaaagtaaatttatctaaagatttaacataacaaaataatttattaattttttatgtgAAAAGGTAAATTATGTAAGACTCCCACAATACTTTCAAAtgaaatattcatttatttatttaaagtaaatCCTAAACTATTCTAATCTGGgtatctaattaaaaaaaaatgaagtatgCAACCCATGTAATGAtggaacaaaataatttttgttaaaaaaatgtagtttACTATTTTAAACATGGTGACAGGAGAATTATCAGAACAATTAGTATTTCACAAACTTGTGACTGATTCAACATTATAAACATAGATCTTTAATTTTCTCTAACTAAACATTTTGTCACTAAAactaaacaagaacaaaaacagTTTTTTCATCACAACCACATTGGGCAATTGATCCACCAAGCAGAACAACTTACCAGTTCACTGCACATACTCTGTAAGGACTCTGCATTGTTGAGAAATTCCAGGGTCATGTCCCCTGGCATGATGTCTGCGTCTCCACTGGCACTCTCTGTGACAGTGGTGCGACACAACTGATTTGTTGTGATACATGCAGTGTGCTGAACCTGCAAAAAATTGTGAGCACAGTGAGTGATAGCTGATTAAAATAATGTTGAAAACTTAAGTTAATAAGCAATGACataaaattgaaatgaaaacacCAGACGCTCACTGTGGAGCCAGCCATCATGATTAGCTATGATGATCTCTTAACCTTAAAATTGTAAACTGTGTGGCTGAATTGTGTTTGCAGAGTGCCTAATGGCGAGTCCAATCATCATAGTAGGCCACAACACTGACCTACTGCGACACAAccagtgggcagtttagaccaatctGACATTGCGACCTGTGATGTGGCAACATagtaggtcagtgttgaggcctgctATAGCAGTTAGTCTTGCTAAAGGAAGCACAGGAACCATATTTCATACTTTACATGTCCTTAAAGAGATTATACTACATCGCATTGGACAATCTTATAGCATGAAAGATGTGCTATATAAtgcaattttaaacaaaatatattcatttagttATTTAGCAATCTGTAGTACAagatacatttattcaaattttcAGAATCTTTACCTTAAATCtattaaatttacatattttCCAGATGTTGAAGGTCAAACTATGAATTATTATAAACATTCACATCGGcacatttgtttaactctaatATACAAATCTGCTCCACGCCCGTAAAATGTCCAAGAAATGGAATATATTACTTTCATTTTGCACTGCATAAAATTATGCGAGCCAAATTCCAAAGCATCAATATGTTGAGTGTGTAGTGAATAAATTAACTAACACCAACAACAAGTTTTCCAACTACTGACATGTACTATCATTGTACTTGACATCTATGGGACAACACAGCAGCAACACAtggaaaaacaattatttaaataatacaaaacTTTACCATATTGGCATCAAGATAAATACCAACCTGTAAGACAGAGTCTGAGGTGATTCGTAGCCTGTGTTTAAACATtgtgtttaaatgtttattctGTAGTTCCAAATCTTGAACTCTTGTCTGTAGCTTCAAGCACTCCTCTCGCAATGTCTACAACAAAAGTAtattcaaagtataaaaaacaaatcactGAAGTCAACAAAATCAAAAACGTTGAAGAAAACAGTCAACAGAAAGTTCTCAACATTTCACACATAAATTCTGGcaagtcaaaataaaaattaaatatatttgctcAGTTACAGCATAAAACTatcaaattaagaaaataaacagTAAACACTAAACTGTGCCTGACATATTAAATAGCTTTCATTAATTTATGAGGACGTTTTACAATCCGTTTCAAAACATTTAGGTTAAAAGAAACTGATCAATATTCCAGCCAATCAAGCAAGAGTTCAGTGTGTGTTGACTGTTACCCCAAACCTGGCTGTTCAAACTGAGACTAACACCTAAGTTAAGTCAGAGATATCCCCTGGCAACACCTGTACCACTGATCAGCAGCTCTAGCAGGTAGGTGTCTAGCATGTATATGTGTCTAGCATGAGTAACTTTGATTGACAATGTGTCTCACAGTTTCATGACTCATCCCAGAGTTAACATTACATCTATTACCTTCATTCTCAAGTAAAAAtcaaatagatatatagataggcaagattttcttttcaggcCTGTTATTGGTTTATAAAGCAGACCTGATGATAATAGTCTCTTAAGTCTCTCAAGTGGTAGATTGAGTGCTCACTTGTCTACAATGATTCAAGTAACAATGTAACAACAATGTAACAACGGACCTAGATCAagacatctagtctagatctctagatctatttcttttggCTTTTGGACAATTTTTTATAGAGCACAATGACAATtagtctataaaaaaaacttttctttactttcccaataatgattagatctagattgtctAATATCAAtgagattctagatcttgaatctagatagTTACTGATAGTAGTGATTGTAAGATAGatttatctaatctagatctataaatatcaTCTATGaatgtaaaaactttaaaaagtatgTATGATACAAATTGAGAGAATCATTCTCAGAATGTCTCATTCAAGTCATTGTCTGGTCAAACTCTGTTGAGACTGTTGAGTTTGAGTGTTGGGTGGCAGTTTTGCCATTATTGGTTATTCAAATTGCATTAATTTATAATTGTAAGACAAGAGTAAGACTAAGAGTAAGACTTTCTAAGACTAGAGTACTAACTTACTAAGACAGTGAGTAACATTACTAACACTACTAACAGTAAGTAAGTACTAAGTCATAGTAAGTCTAACTTAGTAGTTAGTAAAGACTAAAAGAGGAAATACAAATTAGAcaaatagtgaaataaatagATATCTATTTAAGTGAACATTCAACATGacatagctagatctagatcttaactaaaaaaaaaaagtctcaccTTCTGGGCCAGTAAAGCTTGGACCACCTGATTGGCTATTTCATCCAGACATTTCTCATACTGCTGTCTCTGTTGCTCGTTCTCCAAGACAAGGGAGCTATTCTCGGCCTCCACCATTTTTAATCTCTCCAACAAGAGTTTTGTCTTATCACGCTCATCTCCCTTGCCATGTACCTGCCAGATGGATTGATAAATTGCTTGACGaggttttaaaatatcaatgacAGTGtggaatacaaatatttttccttgaagatatttttttctcttaaatctAACAAACACTGGAGACATTTATgaattttagaatttttttgatATATGCCTCCTGAGCAGTacgaaatatttataaaatattatgacCTAAGTTTGCTATTGTTTCCagtttaaattgttttaattatcCTATTACTATCTGTTTTGTActagatatatatctatctgtccAATGTGgcaactaattaaaataaaagtattaccAAATTTGATTTTATGTCAAACAATTTGGCGCAGAAAAGTTTTACAGCCAAATTTGAACTACTAACGGTTTGTACTGATAATTACAGTAGGCCTAGTAGTTCATATATGTCACTTAGCGAAATCCTTATCACCTACAGAAGAATTGGCAAATGGCGCCTAAAGTAGTAAGCTTCGggctggctacccatctagAAGAAGGAAAACTGTGTATTCAatcctctgctgccttgcagctatatctAAATTAagaaaaggcttcgggagtcagcCGGCGACCCTTCAGCTTGCAGTACTCAGTGATACCCCCCTTCCCCTGGCAGAACCTGGGAGGCCGCTGATCCCAACCTGTATCGACACTTGTCGTTTCTTTGGATAGatcagatgtgtgtgtgtgggaactgctgtgtgggcgacttCGTTCGGCCATAGCTAATGAATGCCCaagcattcatctcatttccatgagatgatccataatcctttcgcgactgaaggaggccatatgtCCATATTACTTCTTAATTAATATTCAAACTCGAAGACAATTCCTTAGAACAAAaggattatttaatttttttttcttttgctgagAATCCAGACACaagtagagttgtgtttactaagcgccTAAAGACAGCGCCGAATCTTTTTCCCTACTGGTTCACAaaggagattggaccatagcgcacttcaattttttttaaaggtataagGCAgggtttctcaacctgtgggttgcgATCCCCTTGGGGGTTGATTGACCATTttccaggggtcgcttaagaccatcgaaactatggattgttattgcctactcttctattgctgtatgtgtgtgtcgggggggggggggggtcgcggcagagtgggggattgtaaaaaggggtcgccgagcttaaaaggttgagaaccgctggtataAGGCCTTACAGTTTACAGCGGTACAAAATACCTGTGCTTCCATCTTCTTGACCTGGTTCCTCAGCAGCATATTGTCCCTCTCCAGAGAGCTGATGTGACTGCAATACTTCTGCAGGTTATTCTGTAGAAAAATACAAGAACCTAGTTCGATCATTCTGTTAAAAGTTATTGGGGAGCATTTAAAATTGAGTCAGTAGAATTCTCAAAGCTGTTGCTACTTAAGAACTACACACTTCAATGAATACTATTTACAACATTACGGTATCATTGTACTGAACTATTGCATTAATTTCACAACTGTGGAGCTATGTCACAATCATAAGATGCTGAAGACCCATCAAAGAAAAATAGACTTAGGAgaattaggcctatataaaaaaaaatatgtttaaattctGGTTGTAagaattttgatttttgtttggTGTGTTACTTGATTCCTTCAACAAGAGACAATTCCCTGGGATcagaaaagggggaggggaacTGCTGGTAAGTCATTCACTCAAAGTTTTTAAACCCTACCAGAACAAAGTAGACTACCTCGTAGGACGTCTTCATACTAGCATTCTCCTGTTTCAGTTGATCTATCTTTACTTTGTACTGCAACATATTGGCCACCATTTCTTCCATCCTGCAACAGAACACGAAACATATATCTAATACTTTTATGTACAACATAGCTTACATTGAGGGAAGGGAGAGCACCGTTCAGTCGCTGCCTTATCTCTTAATATTGCAAGGTTTATCTTCTCcttataaaaatttattaactaattactTTTAGTGGGGGTGTCCTCCCCCCTCCTTAAGTCAAGTGTATTAATATCATTCTACGTTTTTTGttcataaatacacacacagtATCATGGAGACATACGACTCAGCGCGGAAGCGCCTAACAGTACTAAGAAATTAATACGCCTACAACTGTTTTTGGTTGGGCTGgacaacacacacactcataacaAATAGCGAGGAAAAAAATATCTCCTCTGTGTAGGCAGACGTTTTAAAAGATTCTACTTATTTCTATGAATTGCTTAAATCTAACAGTTTAAATCTAACAGTTGCGACCTTCAAACAGTAAAACGTTTGCGACTGTTTAAGTAGCTTGACAATCAATGTTTAAATGCTAGCCTTCTAGTCTGCCAGTTTACCAAACTGCAATATTTGGCGGGAAATAATTGTCGGCATTATACTTAGCCGTAAATGTGAAaagcgggggaggggggtggggaggaGGTCACAATCAATAAACAGACCAAGCCAGCAATCCCAAGTCGATTGTCTTCTAGCCGCATGCCACAAATCAATCTGATGTGAATGATCATTAAATACGAAATTACGCGCCTTTTCTATTATccacttagccaatcaaaactAAATAACATCAGCTTACACGTTGACGCACAGTACTGACCTAGATTTAGAGCTACACATGCGCTTCCAACAGCGAGTCGGATTTAATTAAGTCGAGGCCTAGGACAGGATAGACGTGAAAGCCCTTTTTCTCTTTCGAAtgatgtaatataaaaaaaatgcacaaaaataccatatataaataaatattttaacttaCTCAAAGAAAGAAATTCGTTTTGTGAATTCAGtcattttttccttttttttttccagatttaataaacaattttttaaatggttaGTGAGTTAGTGAACTGTTTCTCCCTCGAAAAAGTGAATGCAaacagaaaactaaaagtatatTTAGACAAGGTTCCCAATTGGACTTAAAGCGAGAGACTGGCTTCCAtttaagttagaaaaaaaaagaactgttgCTAATCAGTTGCCAGACGAGAACAGCAATAAACAATGCAGGAATTGGCGCCATTAATACCGATAGCTGTCGTCTGCTCTAAGATCAATAGTAAGCCACGCCTCGGACTGAACCTTACCAATCGAGCAATCCAGatcaagagagaaagaaacaaatataaaagttagaaaaataaaattctgcAGCGATTTTTCCTAAAATTTCTTGCTATTTTCACGGCATCTGGTAATATCCTTTTGGAGTAAAAATTTTTATGGGTGGGGGAGGGGTGAGGGAGGAGGTAATTTATTGGTGACGAAGGGGGAAAAAATTCAAAGTGGTCCTCAAACAGAAGTGACCAGTAGGGGGCGCGATTTCAAGCATGAAGATCAAAGGCAACTTGTTAGACGCTGGAAAAGACGCCCGTGTTGAAAATGACGTACAAACAAGAAGAGATGAatgaggggggaaaaaaaggagaaaCAAAGTTCATGGCCGGGGAGGTGAGGGGGAAGGCGAATGAGTAAAACAAAGAGATTACgtttgagaagaaaaaaaaaagggggggggggctttgaactttttttttttactttttttttgggaggggggggggcaggaggAACGATAACTGAGACTAGTACTGTTTAAGGAGGGGGGAGGGTCGGAAGATCGAATATACTAGTAAGCCAGgcagagagagaaggggggggggtaatgatGTGGTACTGGGACTTAGAAAAAGACTGGTAAAGCTGACTAAACACTGGAGATCAAATAGTAGCTCAACAAGAAAAGGTAATAGAggtagagacagacagagaacagagagagagtgaagcaTACTTTACAGAAAGAGAcattttaatcatcttaaagAAAAGTTTTGAAAACGATTagtgtaacaaaataaataaatcttacaacAATACGCTTTCGTTGCTACTTAACACTTCATGTGGCCAGATTTTTTGCTTCTGAgctgtaagcttttttttttctgtcttatgCCACATAATAGTATCGTCTTCTAAGTTGGTCCTCACTGCCTTATAGGGGTGTTGCTTATAGTGGGTTAACTCAGGGCCGGCCTGGGTAACTTTGGGGGCCTAGTTGAAGCGAATGGGAAAGCCCTGTGCGAATTGAAAAGGGTGGCgccaaattaaaaaagaaaaacgaaaATTAAAACCGAAAAATGCAAAAGGAATTAAAGACCGTCCACAAATGTTAAATTCATTTAGCACCGATAGACCAAATGTGTTTCTTGGACGACGCAGGATCAACAGGCTAGAAAAAACGTTTtaacatttcaccaaaaggaagaaacaatggtcttcttactgtagtctaacaagtaaatCTAAACATCTGTGAATAAACCTTGAAtcatagtagagacttacaCCTAGACTTAGAGCCAAAGAGTTCGGTTTtctttgagatttgatccatgtttcgcaatttttttttctgtaaacaaaattaaatattttgagtCCTGTTCGAGGCTCCACCAATCAGAGGCCCTAGGggagctgcctagtttgcctatgtctaAGGTCGGGCCTGGTTATCTTCCcctaaataagctttgttttggtTGTTGAGGTCAATTAAATTGGGTCATTCTAAGAGGGTATGATTGACAATTAGCCAAACTTTGCCAATTTAGTGAGGGGGGAAGAATCCGAACGGAACACATGGAAAGAGGTTAATAAAGCTTAATTTTCAAGTGTTATTCCTACCTGGGACGAGTTAGCTTAATTAGAGAAAAAATCGATGTCTTATTAGAGTTTAAAATCTCTAATTAACACTAACAATTAGATAAGGATATTGTTATGACTAGGGTGTCAGAGAAATTCTTGAAGGAATAGAATTATTTGTCAGAAGGTTATATTACTAACAAAATAGAATTAGAAatgtgtatttaattttaacaatatgtagagggagagagaggtagagagagtgtaagagagagaaaaaagagagggaaaagtaaaagagagagaccgagagagagggggagagacacacagagagagaaacagagatagagacacagagtgattgagagggagagacagagagagacagaaagagagagaggggagcatagagaagagacaaagagagagagagagacaaaaagagagagacaaagagattgacaaagagagagagacagagagaaagagacaaagagagagagagacaaagagagagataaagagagagagagacaaagagagagagagagagagagagagagaaagagacaaagagagagagacaaagagagagagacagagaaaaagagacaaagagagagagagagaaagagagacatagacaaagagagagagacaaagagagtgtcaaagagagagagacagagagaaagagacaaagagagagataaagagagagagagacagagagagagagagagagagagagagggagagagagacagagagagagaggatgagaAGGAAAGAGTGGGAAAGGTAATGTTGAAGCATGAGCTAATAGAAAAGTTAAGAGATAATAAGTCATTATGATGTTGAGTTCATACATTTATGAACTATTTGGAGGCCAAATGAACCAGACAGAGGCCgaaagaaaatatttccttctagataacgaaaaaaaaagaagaaaaaaggaaatactCTACTAATGAAGAAAATCTTTTTGGACCCCCTGCAGGCCCGCATATTAAGCCT encodes:
- the LOC106072418 gene encoding uncharacterized protein LOC106072418 isoform X1, yielding MDGGSDKRKLEELKKLLAEERHYSKNTIGKLQKEIQRLKRDNSKTPQELRASLLKEVDKERMMRLASEQRVVDMQLESDSCRARLHSLQEEFRKMEEMVANMLQYKVKIDQLKQENASMKTSYENNLQKYCSHISSLERDNMLLRNQVKKMEAQVHGKGDERDKTKLLLERLKMVEAENSSLVLENEQQRQQYEKCLDEIANQVVQALLAQKTLREECLKLQTRVQDLELQNKHLNTMFKHRLRITSDSVLQVQHTACITTNQLCRTTVTESASGDADIMPGDMTLEFLNNAESLQSMCSELIGDDSPGKPQLSSPPPWLKEKLNAAGGDTSPSSTASSASTASPGSLEGKDVTMQTKIETEFPVNNSSPKMKHIRVISSRTRSLEREYMRSSCWQQQRDRGEYRSRRGSETEKSGLSHTSLKQSTSADAISHYGIGNKVSSSFISSTSSHDRLAPQSLLQTLPTDSGPAVLLAGADFNHKSFEAFNKNFEKLLAKSTSEDKNTTPQIPALLSQGEQLTGNQSKSSKKQTPPKKNFIGKNSEKVKDDIHTKAKNSAPLRNPFSDIQRTPKSPSNATTGQYYYYDYSDEDSDSRPVSRDFSTASTMSLNELLDSSLEGEVAIDDDFFSDWSSVCFSPRNRIENMSGVAISNQAMQSRLTSTSGSRSTSSSPENPGMSVQNKKDGRCKVSPRIHPSAQNSEVSQGCDTMIDSSSTSSSSMTGPNSLSMHPTKSKLSDNVTRTQVSVEVHSESQAKFLPSPSPSPNPSQKSDLGYGSKSSHSQSSSSPSPALSQRGAPPWLHSTKDPHSFTRNELLSLVINKDPMGSPKNAAASSLSSSQSPKLVRPGQLILAPQDKNFTFQGFSSTSSTSSEDRSPLKMFESKHNSDMKSSVIEVKKDGTFVHPSQSLVDSSSDNSSSVPGSPLSPLKSPLKLPPPVAKKPMRAVKPEARAPPNDNIDKPLGSKNNITVGYVFHDGQPFPGHSVSHSMDNFIKMALKESKHTSTHTGMDSGGSSIQTKCQSSDSSFENLKVERSGSKDDGYSTMSSDIHPEVLEKFSDTLTRKFSEAEAEQFKNTLRYTGHEVDVSHVFDRQHSDLTVPSRDRSFDFTSDPDSALETSVHSTAEMVTSSSSQISTSSSDFPLSPCTSKVSKIAKLFDSENTKVNFIHGASSSLQCNYSVPQSTKGAGNLITTSPVSPNAIISSFQQPESPRRLANEFHKNSRTSNISMNSVKTTPGSPKSVNKNVSCAKLVTSGSQSGIPVLSMGKKSVEVKASKPDSPVPMCLSIKRLPKGFYSSNTTRNTVNPVEKQVSVQDSVQSTTGQSGSTGQETSESPPACKLERSNQAVSKPEKSVAMSIPAGNSGQSVQSINSVVSKVTKESTLQTKNQLLCASNRSNNVSSIKYKVPAGVSNVDPKVVSGSLSNIRDETVQVSASKTPGVSASKCESAESQRKRPCVVLTNQFYQQFSSDSDTTEEEKDSPRFIPSQNNVSESSSPHTSLKIINSCSGSRALATDPSSALTKFKAESCALAASTSMQNNRSSDHLSSFVYQQLSQCQTNHPLPQPSNQFPSKSSIKVKLTHSLRRSKSEQCLSTKQKCRSGQREGSQWDSGRILDRSTSMTELDRLNSVSIHQHSGPYGWLMWDSSIEPQDSDKHHFAWGLLQSPLSSFTASKTPKLYPQHQKHQPGVYYHYSPYHQALRLDLSDVTELDEDGSELATTRDSLDSNLALNESPGLGVEEQKRFNSQFYSLCKVDSNRSLLSSGNESRDKSSLTSLNEILSCKSIDGGGDVCHSDVDDEIALREFDEISRQIAGLSKTVDELNQSLSSLNSGEFEPTSHHSLMSSPRPTSSGASRVDVIDGYHWVEDEFFLTSSNGEIIIGGSNLAKEDSFNDIFAQNSSFDLNSTEDATEEFYRVPLHKKSGPQMDGQDEIFASSCFNTVREKHNFEAGAMDSNSSSGRNEGRGEMNGEVDVVKGNNEVCNQNEFFSGSNNDSDDSLASDIGLDHMMCQRLFGCKDHIQQSSDCNPSLDLGRLLKCFANSEKDAINAKDSTSTNECAFTDAKSILRKWNLAQKSEALQDQEPEISVLENNEVTAPAKETRDVGIDAMSHSQRSLSTSFDSFDQSVISVGTYDFSQSKGDNREKSDDVDHPSLRLKSQENVQGISSDSKSWNAGDATIISHGGCESGPSSLPLLNVKELSQNRAMAKENPASYSDFVADLKVSAASSLVLPPKLPPRSPIITNGSLHVGLDRDIPPLPPPPLCLNNEPCHHSLPSYIPHSQTVVRPHSPYVNQQNTALLGQRSRWNARPLSDSLIVKNRSPCSAPSTAPPLPPRHPQISQTLDGGPRMLVQPHRFQQVETEECGLPSFQHYLIDKQKASSTSSCTFPRPRSHSETSNSVNRSSGPMDRMKDDMTPSRIPRRKLKTRRELSKLKQSSERSSLESGARSPDTSLPILRHSRELSSPTAKGDSKD